The following coding sequences are from one Manis pentadactyla isolate mManPen7 chromosome 13, mManPen7.hap1, whole genome shotgun sequence window:
- the LOC118934628 gene encoding olfactory receptor 151: MAAQNHSAVTEFVLGGLTSRAELQRPLFLLFLAIYSVTVVGNLGMFTLIWLSAQLHTPMYYFLSNLSLVDLCYSSVITPKMLVNFVSEKNTISYAGCMSQLYFFLVFVIAECYMLTVMAYDRYVAICRPLLYNIIMSPQLCSLLVAVVYVMGLIGSTVETVMMMKLPYCEFLISHYFCDILPLMKLSCSSTYDVEMIVFCLAGFNIVVTSLTVLVSYAYILSSILRISTTEGSSKAFSTCSSHLAAVGLFYGSTAFMYLKPSTANSLAQENVASVFYTTVIPMLNPLIYSMRNKEVKAAMHKTLKRKAF, encoded by the coding sequence ATGGCTGCACAGAATCACTCGGCAGTGACAGAGTTCGTCCTGGGGGGACTAACGAGCAGAGCAGAGCTCCAGcggcccctcttcctcctcttccttgccATCTACTCGGTCACCGTGGTCGGGAACCTGGGCATGTTCACACTGATCTGGCTGAGTGCTCAGctgcacacccccatgtactacTTCCTCAGCAACCTGTCCCTCGTGGACCTCTGCTACTCCTCTGTCATTACCCCTAAAATGCTGGTGAACTTTGTGTCAGAGAAGAACACCATCTCCTATGCGGGGTGCATGTCACAGCTCTACTTCTTCCTTGTGTTTGTCATTGCTGAGTGTTACATGCTGaccgtgatggcctatgaccgctatgtcgcCATCTGCAGACCTTTGCTTTACAACATCATCATGTCTCCTCAACTCTGTTCACTGCTGGTGGCTGTGGTCTATGTCATGGGGCTCATTGGTTCAACAGTAGAGACTGTCATGATGATGAAACTGCCCTACTGTGAGTTCCTCATCAGTCATTACTTCTGTGACATCCTCCCCCTCATGAAGCTGTCCTGCTCCAGCACCTATGATGTTGAGATGATAGTCTTCTGTTTGGCTGGATTCAACATTGTAGTCACCAGTTTAACAGTCCTGGTGTCCTACGCCTACATTCTCTCCAGCATCCTCCGCATCAGCACCACAGAGGGCAGCTCCAAAGCCTTCAGCACCTGCAGCTCCCACCTGGCAGCGGTGGGCTTGTTCTATGGGTCCACTGCATTCATGTACTTAAAGCCCTCCACAGCCAACTCCCTGGCCCAGGAGAATGTGGCCTCCGTGTTCTATACCACAGTCATCCCCATGCTCAACCCCCTTATCTACAGCATGAGGAATAAGGAGGTAAAGGCTGCCAtgcacaaaacactgaagagaaAAGCATTTTAA